AGAAACGAGTTTTCTTTCTTTCACATCTGCCAATTCATTACGGGTTTTTCTCAGTAAGTTAAAGAAGCAGAAGCAACTCTCATTTGAACTGCTTACGGCAACAAAGGAAGAAAATCATATAGACCTAAACATCACGCTTACTCCAGTAAAGGATAGCGAAGGAGAAATTATAGCGTTCGTATTTCTGATGAAGGACATTACAGACAAAAAGAGAACGGAAGAAGCGCTCATGCAGTCGGAAAAGCTTTCTGTTATCGGTGAACTTGCCGCAGGAGTGGCCCATGAAATTAGAAACCCTGTTACTGTCTTAAAAGGCTTCGTTCATCTCCTGTCTAAAGAAAGCAGAGAAAAAGAATTCTTCACCATCATGGATAAGGAATTAGAGCGGATCAACCAAATTACCAATGAATTTATGGCGCTTGCAAAACCACAGGCTATCAAAATTAAAAGGCAAAATTTAAAAGAGCTCATACAAGAGGTTTGTACCTTTCTAGAGAGTGAAGCTTTTATCCATCAAGTTATCATGGAAGTTGTTCACTTTGAAGAATACATATGGTTGGAATGTGAACCAAATCAAATCAAGCAAGTACTTATTAACTTAATAAAAAATGGCATGGAAGCAATGCCAGACGGTGGAAAGATAACCATTCATACGCAAGTGGTGGACGGTTATGTGAACCTTGTGATTAAGGACGAAGGAAATGGTATTCCAGAAGAGGTAATCAATAAGGTGGGACAACCATTCTTTACAACAAAAGAACAAGGCACAGGCCTCGGTCTCATGGTTTCCATGAAGATTATTGAAAACCACGGTGGTCAGTTGACGATACAGAGCGAGGAGAAGGTAGGTTCGACAGTGGAGATATTACTACCACATATGAAGGTGGGGGAATAATCGTCTATTTTATGAACAATATGCCCTCATTCTATACTTTCCTTACATTTATAGGTATAGTGTAACATGACAGAAGTGTAACGAAATAAAAGTAGAAAAAAGTCATTCGGAAGGGGTCATCATT
This window of the Sutcliffiella horikoshii genome carries:
- a CDS encoding ATP-binding protein gives rise to the protein MNVQLGSFLARFATDIKEAWTNERRLNQEQGHIIHQKNKLMLVVFVTLLILDILTNLFIFPEIIPAILLTAGFGCALVAFFVLRPKLAKVGMYVTVCTSFIPFWVVAYLDKDIINFYFLSMPLIMSSLYNRILPILIASFLTCITLSFFYIDYSNIVFSNHLKVDVIYFILFSIFVTIFLLFSSRLTGSLLEKAEKKEKQTSLELVSTKEYLEAYFNNTTDSIGVYDLNGIILKVNASFEKMFHVNGKDILGTETSFLSFTSANSLRVFLSKLKKQKQLSFELLTATKEENHIDLNITLTPVKDSEGEIIAFVFLMKDITDKKRTEEALMQSEKLSVIGELAAGVAHEIRNPVTVLKGFVHLLSKESREKEFFTIMDKELERINQITNEFMALAKPQAIKIKRQNLKELIQEVCTFLESEAFIHQVIMEVVHFEEYIWLECEPNQIKQVLINLIKNGMEAMPDGGKITIHTQVVDGYVNLVIKDEGNGIPEEVINKVGQPFFTTKEQGTGLGLMVSMKIIENHGGQLTIQSEEKVGSTVEILLPHMKVGE